In the Bradyrhizobium sp. Ash2021 genome, CTTCTCGCCGGTCTGAACCTATTTTTAGTGCGGCTTGGCGACATTCGCGGCGCCCTGGCGGTTGCGGAACAGGGCGGCGTCATCGCGCAGGCTGCCAGGCACCCGGCCGGCACCGTCTGGGCGGAGTGTTGGGTAGGCGGTGCTCACCACTTTCTGGGTAACCAGGTCGAAGCACAACTCCATTGTGAGCGCGGCTTGGCACTCGCGGTCGAGGTTGGTACCTTCAACCCCAACTTCTTCGTCTTTGATTATCGCAGCATCGCGACCGTCTACCTCGCCCGCGCCTTGTGGCTGCGTGGCTTCTCCGATCAGGCGCTTAGAATCATGAAAAGTGCCATAGGTGAAGCGGCGAGCCGAGGTCATCCAGTTTCGGTCTGCTTTTCGCTGGGTTATGCCTCGGCGTTGTTACTGTGGGCCGGTGATTTGCCAGGAGCCGGCGACCTCATCGAACAGCTGATCGTACACGCCGGGCGATACTCGCTTGCACCGTACCATGCTCTCGGTATCGCGCTGAAGGGCGAACTTGCCATCGCCCGCGATGAGCCGGAAGCCGGTATCGATTTGCTACGGAGCGCGCTGGAGACCCTGCGCGCTCAACAGTACAATCTTCAGATCACGCGCTTCATCGGGGCGTTGGCGGAAGGCCTGCGCAAGACCGGGCAATTCGAGGAGGCGCTGTTCATGATCAATGGAGGCATTGCGCGCGCGACAAATAGTGGGGTGGAATTTGACTTGTCCGAATTGCTCCGGATTAAATCGCAGATACTCGCGGCGCAACATGACCGTGAATCAGCCATGAACTGCCTGACCGAAGCGCTCGCTGTCGCACGCGCGCAATCTGCGCTCGCCTGGGAGCTGAGGTCGACGATGGCCTTGGCCCGCTTGCTCTGCGAAGATGGCCAGTGCGTTCAGGCCCGGCATACGCTCGCCCCCGTCTACGACCGCTTCACGGAAGGATTCGACACCGCAGATCTCAAGCTGGCGCGCGCGCTGCTCGAGGATTTGCGATAGCCATTTTAACCGTTGGCGGTTCCCTGTGGTTTCGTCGCATTGAAGCGATGTTGGTTGCGCGCTAAAATGCGCGACTGCGTTCGGCACAAGGAAGCATCGGTGCTTCCAGGTAAGACCTCCGCTTTACACAAATGTCCGGTTCCGGATGTAAGAGCGCGGACGACGCGTATGAATGATCGCCGCAACTCACAGCCCAAGGACGTGCTTTCTTTTGGCCCGTTCAGCCTGTTTGCGGCCGAGAGGCTGCTCAAGAAGGCTGAAGAGCCGATACCGCTCGGTGGCCGCGCGCTCGACATCCTGATCGCACTCGCCGAGCGGGCCGGGGAAGTTGTCACCCACAAGGAGCTAATCTCAACGGTGTGGCCAGATGTGACGGTGGAGGAAGCCAACCTCCGCTTCCAAATGGCTGCCCTTCGGAAGGCGCTTGGTGACGGGCGAGACGGCGCTCGCTACATATCCAATATTGCCGGTCGCGGTTACTGTTTTGTTGCGCCAGTCACACGCTCGAGCGCCAAGCAAACGGTTCCGGTCACCGGGATCACCACCGCAGAACGAGTTCAAAAGCTGCCGCCGCGACCAGCGCGGATGGTCGGCCGCGATGACACTGTTCGAGCGTTGGCGGAGCAACTTCAGGTGGGGCGCTTCGTCAGCATCGTCGGTCCTGGCGGTATCGGCAAAACCACCGTAGCAATCTCTGTCGCTCATGCGCTGGCTGATGGATTCCATGGCGCGGTCTTCTTCATCGATCTGGCTGCGCTGACCGATCCCCAACTCGTGCCGACAGCGGTCGCGTCGGCACTCGGGTTCATGGTGCAAACGCAGGACCCGCTCGTTGGTCTGCTGGCCTTTATTGGGGACAGGAAGATTCTCCTCGTGCTCGACAATTGCGAGCATGTGATCGGCGTTGCGGCAGCACTGGCCGAACGCGTCGTCAGCGAGGCGCCACAAGCGCACATCCTGGCGACCAGCCGCGAAGCCCTCCGGGTGGAGGGTGAACATGTCCACCTATTGAATTCACTTGATTGTCCCCCCGAGGATGCCGGCCTGACTGCCATGGAGGCGCTCCGGTATCCCGCCGCCCAGTTTTTCATGGAGCGGGCGGCGGCGAGCGGCTATGGCGCCGCGCTGAGCGATATCGATGCGCCAATCGTAGCCCGGATCTGCCGCCGGCTTGACGGAGTGGCACTTGCCGTCGAGCTCGCGGCCAGTCGCATCGGCTCCCTTGGGATTCGTGGAACCGCGGACCTGCTCGACAACCGCTTCAGCTTGCTCTGGCAGAGCCGTCGCACCGCGCTGCCGCGGCACGAGACGCTGAACGCGATGCTCGACTGGAGTTACAGCCTGCTTTCGGAGCGCGAGAAGGTGGTCCTGTGCCGGCTGTCAGTCTTTGTCGGGAACTTCACGCTTCAGGCCGCTGGCTCTGTTGCATCGGAGACGGAGGTAGACGAGGCGGAGATTATCGACGCGGTCGCGAGCCTGGTTGCAAAGTCCTTGATATCCACGACCGTCATCAACGAATCGACATATTATCGGCTACTCGACACCACGCGCGCCTACGCCGCTGTCAAACTCGCAGAGCGTGGCGAAGCGGATCGCATCGCCCGGCGCCATGCGATCTATTATTCCAAGTTTCTCGAACACGACGAGATCGTCCAGTCATTGTTCGGCGAACATGGTCTTTCGGGATACGCCCCGCATATCGGCAACGTGCGGGCGGCGCTCGGATGGGCGCTGTCGGACCATGGCGATGTCGCGGTCGGCATCGAACTCGCCACCTGGGCGGCGCCCCTGTTCATCGGACTGTCGCTGCTCGGGGAATGCAGGGGTTGGTGTGAACGGGCGCTGGCCGCTCTCGACGACGCCAGCCGTGGCACCAGCCAGGAGATGATTCTTCAGGAAGCCCTGGCGATGTCGTCGATGTTCACCAGGGGTCACAGCGACCAGGTTCGCGCCGCAATCGAGCGTGGACTTGCGCTGGCGGAAGCCTTCCAGGACCGTGCACGCCAACTCCGCCTTCTCGCCGGTCTGAACCTATTGTTCACGCGGCTTGGTGACATCCGCGGCGCCCTGGCGGTTGCGGAACAGGCCGGCGTCATCGCGCAGGCTGCCAAGCACCCGGTCGGCACCGTCTTGACGGAGTGGTGGGTGGGCTTTGATCACCACTATCTGGGCAATCAAGCCGTGGCACAACTCCATCTTGAGCGCGGCATGGCGCTCGCGGCCGAGCTTGGTACCTTCAACGAAAACTTCTTCGGTTTTAATCATCGCGCCAGCACGCTCGTCCTCCTCGCCCGCACCTTGTGGCTGCGTGGCTTCTCCGACCAGGCGCTTAGAATCGTGCAGAGGGTCATCGATGAAGCGG is a window encoding:
- a CDS encoding winged helix-turn-helix domain-containing protein — encoded protein: MNDRRNSQPKDVLSFGPFSLFAAERLLKKAEEPIPLGGRALDILIALAERAGEVVTHKELISTVWPDVTVEEANLRFQMAALRKALGDGRDGARYISNIAGRGYCFVAPVTRSSAKQTVPVTGITTAERVQKLPPRPARMVGRDDTVRALAEQLQVGRFVSIVGPGGIGKTTVAISVAHALADGFHGAVFFIDLAALTDPQLVPTAVASALGFMVQTQDPLVGLLAFIGDRKILLVLDNCEHVIGVAAALAERVVSEAPQAHILATSREALRVEGEHVHLLNSLDCPPEDAGLTAMEALRYPAAQFFMERAAASGYGAALSDIDAPIVARICRRLDGVALAVELAASRIGSLGIRGTADLLDNRFSLLWQSRRTALPRHETLNAMLDWSYSLLSEREKVVLCRLSVFVGNFTLQAAGSVASETEVDEAEIIDAVASLVAKSLISTTVINESTYYRLLDTTRAYAAVKLAERGEADRIARRHAIYYSKFLEHDEIVQSLFGEHGLSGYAPHIGNVRAALGWALSDHGDVAVGIELATWAAPLFIGLSLLGECRGWCERALAALDDASRGTSQEMILQEALAMSSMFTRGHSDQVRAAIERGLALAEAFQDRARQLRLLAGLNLLFTRLGDIRGALAVAEQAGVIAQAAKHPVGTVLTEWWVGFDHHYLGNQAVAQLHLERGMALAAELGTFNENFFGFNHRASTLVLLARTLWLRGFSDQALRIVQRVIDEAASRDRPVPICISLVYASTLLLWTGDLLGAGDLIEQLIVHAGRHSLAPYRALGIALKGELAVTREEPEAGLDLLRSALETLRAQQFNLLIPGFIGASAEGLRKTGQFEEALFTINGAIARATNSGVEFNLSELLRIKSQILAARRDRESAMNCLTEALAVARAQSALAWELRSTMVLADMLSEDSQRDQARHALALVYSRFTEGFETADLKLARALLEDLQ